The Toxorhynchites rutilus septentrionalis strain SRP chromosome 3, ASM2978413v1, whole genome shotgun sequence genome includes a region encoding these proteins:
- the LOC129777153 gene encoding cytoplasmic 60S subunit biogenesis factor ZNF622: MANNSSYTCLNCSVRFANAEMQRNHYKTDWHRYNLKRKIAELPPVSIEEFEQRINQQKSADAASLEDQSLYCKACKKLFKTKNAHDNHLDSKKHKDNLKSFLEQNGDEKQVEVSVKSTRVKPDVSAKMQPMEEDVEEVDSDEWDEEWDNPIENNDCLFCMHHSEDLVGNIKHMSVSHSFFIPDAEYCVDLESLLSYLAEKICREFICIWCNEKGRTFYSLDAVRNHMVEKGHCKMLHEGAALAEYVDFYDYSTSYPDHNDEMDIDEELEPPQTLEGDDFQMVLPSGAVIGHRSLLRYYKQRVNPNRAVVVKKSSQRLHKVLAEYRSLGWTSTQQEAAARNARDMHVMKRQQAKLMGQLGVKANKLQKHFRQQVLF, translated from the exons ATGGCGAACAATTCCAGCTACACCTGTCTGAACTGCAGTGTCCGCTTTGCCAATGCGGAAATGCAAAGGAACCACTATAAAACGGACTGGCATCGGTACAATCTCAAGCGGAAAATAGCCGAGCTGCCTCCGGTGAGCATCGAGGAATTCGAACAGCGTATCAACCAGCAGAAAAGTGCCGATGCTGCCTCGCTTGAGGACCAATCGCTATATTGCAAGGCGTGCAAGAAATTGTTCAAGACGAAAAATGCCCACGATAATCATCTGGATAGCAAGAAACACAAGGATAACCTGAAGAGCTTCCTGGAGCAGAATGGGGATGAGAAGCAAGTGGAAGTATCGGTAAAATCAACTCGGGTCAAGCCGGATGTGAGCGCTAAAATGCAGCCGATGGAAGAGGACGTTGAGGAGGTCGATTCGGATGAGTGGGATGAGGAATGGGATAATCCGATCGAGAACAATGACTGCCTATTCTGTATGCATCACAGCGAGGATCTGGTAGGAAATATTAAGCATATGAGTGTTTCGCATTCGTTTTTCATCCCGGACGCGGAATATTGTGTCGATCTGGAAAGTTTGCTGAGTTACCTGGCGGAGAAGATATGTCGAGAATTCATCTGCATCTGGTGCAACGAAAAGGGAAGAACGTTCTATTCGTTGGATGCCGTGAGGAATCACATGGTGGAGAAGGGACATTGCAAGATGCTTCACGAGGGGGCAGCTCTGGCAGAATATGTGGATTTTTATGACTACAGTACTAGTTACCCGGATCAC AACGATGAAATGGACATCGATGAAGAGCTGGAACCACCACAGACTTTGGAAGGGGATGATTTTCAGATGGTTCTACCATCGGGGGCCGTTATTGGTCACCGATCGCTTCTCCGCTACTACAAACAACGCGTCAATCCTAATCGGGCTgtggtggtgaaaaaatcgtcCCAGCGGCTGCACAAAGTGCTGGCTGAATATCGTTCCCTAGGGTGGACCTCGACCCAGCAGGAAGCAGCGGCCCGCAACGCTCGTGATATGCACGTTATGAAGAGACAACAGGCCAAACTGATGGGTCAACTAGGAGTGAAGGCAAACAAGCTGCAGAAACATTTCCGACAGCAGGTGCTTTTCTAA